The genomic interval AAGAAGGCGACCAGATTGACGCCGGGGATGAACAGCAGCAGCAAGGCTACGATATTGCCGAGGATCACCACGCCGAGGAATTTGATCGAGCTTGCCATCGCCGGGCCGAGCGGCATGGCGGCGCCGGGCGCATCCATCGGATAGTCACGCTTTTCGATGACATCGGCGACGTCGTCGAGAAACAGGCCCGCGATCAGCGCCGTCACCGGAGACAGCAGCAGCGCCAGCAGGAGTGCAAGGCCGATGCCGGCAAGGATCGCGAAGACGAAAGCGAGCCATCCCGCCCAATCCGGCAGATCGGGAAAAAAGCTGGTCAGCCAGGGAAAGAGGAAGGCCATGAAGGCGCCGCGCAGCGCCAACCAGAGGCCGACGAGCACGAGAAGCGTCAGGCCGAGCACCTTCCAGAAAACCGAACGCGTTTCCGGCGCGAACAGATTGGCGAGCGAAAGTCGTGCGGCATCGAGAATCATTTCTTCGGCGTCTCCGGTTGCGCAGAAGATGTAGGAAAGGCGAATGCCACCGACAAGAGAGAATAAAATTGCATGCTGTAATAGAAACTTGTCGCAATATTAGAACGAATATAATATTATCAGACGCAGAAATACGAGCCTGAGAAGCAGCTTCCGAAAATAGTTGCAAAGACAAAGGGGCGCGTTAGCGCATCCACGGAACGCCTCTGAGGGAATAGGGGGAGGCTGATGTGGAAGACTTTGTGCACAAACTCCGGCAATACGTAAAAAGCGGCACTCCGGCGGAGCGTCGTATCGCGAAATATTTCACCGAGCACCTGAACGACCTGCCATTCGAGACGGCCGCGTCTGTTGCCGACAGGCTGGATCTGTCGCCGATGACCGTCGGGCGCTTCCTGCGGGCGCTCGGCTATCAGGGTTTGGACAGCGTCAAGGTCGAGATTCGCGAGACCGTGACGACATCGCCGGCGCAGTTGCAGAGCGCCATGAGCGAGCTTCATGCGGACGCCGCGGAGGGCAAACCGCTTGCCGTGCTGGTTGCCGAACAGATCCAGGCCCTGCATCACATCTACCATCTCACGGCACAGCCGCATTGGGCCGAAGCCGTTCGCTTGATCAGCACGGCCCGCGAAGTATCGATCGCCACGCATGCGCGGCTCGCCAGTCTTGCCAATCATTTCTGCCAGCGGTTGACGCAAGCCCGCGACGGCGTACGCACGCTCGATGGCACAGACAACCGTTTTGCCGAACTCTTCGCCCGTCCGGCCGTCGACGACGCCTTGCTCGTCATCATCGACTGTCGCCGTTTTGCCAAGGCACGGCTGCTGGCCAGAACCGCGCGGCGCTACGGCTACAAGGTCGTGCTGATTTCACCTCAGCAAGCAGACTGGATGGCGGATCAATCAAACGTCATGCTGCCCTTGCCGCCGCCACGCGCCCCCGATCTCGACAACCTTCCGCCGCTGGTCGCGCTGCTCGATTGCCTGTCGGAGTCGGTCATTCTCGAAGTCGGAGAGGAGGCAGCCCTTCGCCGCCGCCGGATGCTGGAATTCGCGACCGTTCTCGGCGAGACCGCGAACCACTGATACAGGCTGTCCGAATTATATGCGCGGCCTTGCGCCAAGCCGCAGCGGCGAATCTGAAAGATCGAGACGCGCTTCAACCTGCTACAGCATCGTCTCGAGCTCGGCACGATGCCGGTGCATGGCCAGAAGACGGCGGTAGTCGCGGTCGTAAAGCGCCTGTTTCGCCGTGTCGGGAAGGCGTTCGTCGCCGCCGGGATACATTGCCTTGCCGGCTGCCGCCAGATCCTCGTGCAGGCCACAGGCGACGGATGCCGCGATCGCCGTGCCGAGCAGCATCGCCTCGTTCATCTTCGGCACCACGACCTTGCAGCCGGTGGCATCGCTATAGAGTTCCATCAGCACCGGGTTTTTCACATGCCCGCCGGCAATGTGCAGCGTATCGGGCACGTAGCCGTGGTCCTTCATCTTCACGAGGATATGGCGGATGCCGAGCGCGATCGCGACGGCAGACCGCCAATAGAGCGCGCAGAGCCCGTCGAAGGAGGTGTCGAGCGTCAGGCCGCTGATCACGCCGACGGCATGCGGATCGGCGAGCGGCGAGCGGTTGCCGTGAAAATCCGGCAGCACGAATATCCGCTCGCCAAATGCATCACCCTCCTCGGCCCGTAATTCGGCGATGCGCGCAACGATTTTCTGATGCAGCGCCGCCGTCGGCTCGCCACCGGCCGCATGCATGCGCACGATGTGGTCGAGCAGCGCACCAGTCGCCGACTGGCCGGCCTCGACCAGCCAGGACTGCGGGAAGACCACTTCGTAGTAGGGACCCCACATGCCGTGGCTCGGTCTGCGCTCCTGTGAGAAGGCGACGATGCAGCTCGACGTGCCGGCGATCAGTGCCAGCTGGCGCTCGCGTGTTGCAGGGTCGGCGGCATAACCGCCGAGCGCCCCGAGCGCCCCGGCATAGGCGTCGATCATCCCGGCAGAGACATGGCATTCCGTGGTCAGGCCGAGCGCTTCCGCGGCCTCCGGCGTCAGCCGGCCAACGCTGCCCCCGACCGGCGCCGTCTCGTCCGGCAACCGGCCGCGCGCCTGGAGGTCTTCGAGGCCGATCCGCTCCAGGAAATCCTGCTGCCAGCCCTTTTCGAGATGGGCGAGATAGTTCCATTTCGCCGTCAGCGTGCAGCGCGATCGAGAAAGCGATCCAGTCGATTTCCAGGTCATGAAATCGGCGAGGTCGAAGAAATAGCCGGCCTTTTGCCATGTGGCGGGCAGCTTCCTCTTCAGCCACATCAGCTTCGGCATCTCCATCTCGGGCGACATCACATCGCCGGAATGTTCGAGCACCTTATGCTCCGTCGCGGTACAGAAATCGGCTTCCTTCAGCGCCCGGTGATCGAGCCAGACGATCGTGTCGAAACGCCGCTCGCCGCCTGTCGACACACTGATCTGCCGGCCTTCGACGTCACGGACGACGAGCGAACAGGTGGCGTCGAAGCCGATTGCCCCGACCGAGGCGGCGGCGACGCCGGATAGCTGCATCGCCCCGCGCACAGCGGTACAGGCGGCCGCCCAAATATCTTCGGAATCGTGCTCGGCGTGATTTTCGCGCGGCCGGTTCATTGCGATCGGATGTTCGGCCTTGGCCAGCAGACGGCCGCTGGCATCGAAGACGCCGGCGCGCGCGCTGCCGGTGCCGACATCCACCGCAACCACATGATCACGCATCAAATCGCAGTCCCGTCCAGCTTATGGTTGCGGACAAGGTGTATCAAATCCGGCATGGCGTCAAACACGACTTCCGGCGAAAGTCGGTCGAGTTCGGCCCGGTAACCGGCAAAATTCGCATGCGATCCGCCGGTGAAGGCAAAGACCGTCATGCCGGCCGCCTTGGCGGCGGCAATGCCGGCCGGACTGTCCTCGACGACGAGGCAGGCTCCGGGCTCGACATGCATCTGGCGGGCCGCATGCAGGAAGAGATCGGGCGCCGGCTTGCCGCGCTTGACCATTGTCGCGCTGAAGATGTCGGGCAGCTTATCGAGAAGCCCGGTGAGGGAAAGCGACAGCCGGATGCGCTCCAACTGGCTGGAAGAGGCGACGCAGCAGGGAATGCCGAGCCCGTCGATCGTCGCTGCAACACCTTCGATCGGCTTCAAATCAGTGCGGAACCGCGCGTAGAGATCGGTGCGGATGCGCTCGAGGAATTCTTCGCTCGCGTGAATGTTGAATTCGGTTTC from Rhizobium lentis carries:
- a CDS encoding MurR/RpiR family transcriptional regulator; the protein is MEDFVHKLRQYVKSGTPAERRIAKYFTEHLNDLPFETAASVADRLDLSPMTVGRFLRALGYQGLDSVKVEIRETVTTSPAQLQSAMSELHADAAEGKPLAVLVAEQIQALHHIYHLTAQPHWAEAVRLISTAREVSIATHARLASLANHFCQRLTQARDGVRTLDGTDNRFAELFARPAVDDALLVIIDCRRFAKARLLARTARRYGYKVVLISPQQADWMADQSNVMLPLPPPRAPDLDNLPPLVALLDCLSESVILEVGEEAALRRRRMLEFATVLGETANH
- a CDS encoding HAD family hydrolase, translated to MADAEPRLVIFDCDGVLVDSEPISISVLVRAMSDLGVSITEDQAYERFLGRSLSTLIDTLETEFNIHASEEFLERIRTDLYARFRTDLKPIEGVAATIDGLGIPCCVASSSQLERIRLSLSLTGLLDKLPDIFSATMVKRGKPAPDLFLHAARQMHVEPGACLVVEDSPAGIAAAKAAGMTVFAFTGGSHANFAGYRAELDRLSPEVVFDAMPDLIHLVRNHKLDGTAI
- a CDS encoding sulfate transporter family protein; translated protein: MILDAARLSLANLFAPETRSVFWKVLGLTLLVLVGLWLALRGAFMAFLFPWLTSFFPDLPDWAGWLAFVFAILAGIGLALLLALLLSPVTALIAGLFLDDVADVIEKRDYPMDAPGAAMPLGPAMASSIKFLGVVILGNIVALLLLFIPGVNLVAFFLVNGYLLGREFFEFAAMRFRPPQEARLFRAKHAPTVFLGGLVIALFLAIPVVNLLTPLFAAGMMVHLHKLISARDPGFRA
- a CDS encoding FGGY-family carbohydrate kinase is translated as MRDHVVAVDVGTGSARAGVFDASGRLLAKAEHPIAMNRPRENHAEHDSEDIWAAACTAVRGAMQLSGVAAASVGAIGFDATCSLVVRDVEGRQISVSTGGERRFDTIVWLDHRALKEADFCTATEHKVLEHSGDVMSPEMEMPKLMWLKRKLPATWQKAGYFFDLADFMTWKSTGSLSRSRCTLTAKWNYLAHLEKGWQQDFLERIGLEDLQARGRLPDETAPVGGSVGRLTPEAAEALGLTTECHVSAGMIDAYAGALGALGGYAADPATRERQLALIAGTSSCIVAFSQERRPSHGMWGPYYEVVFPQSWLVEAGQSATGALLDHIVRMHAAGGEPTAALHQKIVARIAELRAEEGDAFGERIFVLPDFHGNRSPLADPHAVGVISGLTLDTSFDGLCALYWRSAVAIALGIRHILVKMKDHGYVPDTLHIAGGHVKNPVLMELYSDATGCKVVVPKMNEAMLLGTAIAASVACGLHEDLAAAGKAMYPGGDERLPDTAKQALYDRDYRRLLAMHRHRAELETML